The Aspergillus oryzae RIB40 DNA, chromosome 5 genome segment TAATGAGAACAAACACTACAACTTGGAGAGTACGGGTGCAGAGTACAATGATTCCacacaaaaaagaagaaaataagcTGTTTCGCCCCCAACCACTATATATAATCTTAGCCCCTATCGATCCACTTAACCATTGCACTGTCAAAACAAGCCTTGACTAGACACACAACAAGATATaaacaagaaacaaaactTCATCACCTCGATGATTACAATAAATCCACTCTCTGTAGACAAGACTTTTGGAAAGGTTTCATTTCCTGGATTCCTTATAGAAACTAGACCCTGGATCCAGAATCGCGGCTTGGAAATTTGCGCGACCGGGAGCGGAGTTCTAGATCTGTGGCGCAGGTCTGGACTTTTGCTCGGTGTAAATATACGCTGGGATTTATTAGAGGGATTGTTAGGTATTTTTGTTATGTATTTTGAAATATTAGCATAAAAAAAGTGGACAATACCAACAAAATCCGGTGTAGTGTAACGGCTATCATACCTGTCTTTCACACAGGAGatcggggttcgattccccgcaCCGGAAtatctttttgatttttctaGTACTTCCTACTTCTTTCCTCTTATAAAAtgtttccttcctctatCTATAATTTCAGACGCTTAAGTGTGTTTGTAAATTTTAGTTTTTCCGTTTtgttctcattttcttttcttttctatgtTCAATTCCCATCCGTCTTTCTGTCTAAACCCTTCCTCCCGACAGGTTGCGCTCATATAGTTCtcagcttcccaaagcaCGAAGTTATTTACATGTCCAACTTAATCCGTATGGATATACTAGTAAAACATTCACCCATACAGATCCATATTGAATTAATACCCTCATCACTACCTTGATACAACATTTCCTCTACCTCCATACTCCAGAATATGTACCCCCCTAAACAGTCATACAATGCactacatatatataacacCCAAAATCATACAACCCACCGGACCAATGTACAAAACCATATCTCATCCCAGCTCAATCAACCAATATACCAAAAAATATACCAAGAAATcaatccctcctcttctccaaccgATCAGTCCCATGCACCCAATCCAGCAACCCCAGACTCCCATAATTCAAATTAAACTTCTCATGATGCAAATCATGCATCCTCGCCTTCCCCccaaagaaatcaaaccCACTATGCACAGTCGCCGTCACAAACAACTCATACCCCAAAAACGCCCAAAAAGTCAACACATGACTCCCCAGCAACTGCGGCGGCAGGGAGATCGGCAGCGCATTAGCGAAGATCTGTTCGATGGGGTGGGCGAACTGCGCGGCGAGGGCGATGGGGGCCGTGAACTTGTGGTGCTGTTTGTGGATGCGGACGTAGAAGTAGGGACGGTGGAGGAAGCGGTGGGCGTAGTAGAAGAGGGCTTCGCGAGcgaggaggctgaggaggaagtCGCGGGCTAGGATTGGGAGGCTTGGGAAGGTGGGTGTTAGGGTGTAGGAGGAGGTGCCCTTGTTGAGGAGGTTTAGTTGGAGTAGGTGGAGGGTTGTGGTTAGGAGTTGGTTGCGGAGGACGATTTTGAAGCAGTGGTggatttcctttttggtCGGTTGTTTTGGGGCCGGTTGGattttgtggttgtttgACCAGGTTGGGAATAGGGTGGGGAGGGTCAGGTAGATTAGGGAGGGGAGCCAGAAGGTGAGGAGTTGGATTAGAAGCGTTCCGGTGAATTCTATTGTTGAGGGACTGTAGCTTGTCACGATCGTCGCCCAGTGGGTTTCTAGTTTTGGCATGGTGGGTTGGGATTCAGGGTGTTTTGGTATAGATTGAATTGGGTGTATAAAGGAGGTTGTTAATTGATGTATAACATGGTTCTTGGGCTTTATAAAAGTGCCATTGGTGTAGATGTAACGTCGTATGGTAGAGGTGGAGTTGGTATAAGGTACCTCGGCATTAAAATGGTTcgtatagtatatactaaTGTTCATATGTTCTGTCACCCCGCAAAAGCCAAGCAGCTAACGGGCAGTGTCGGGCCATGTCGAACCACTAACTTAATTGGCGTCGCATTGGACTGAACTTTGACTAATGGCTACTAAAGCTGGCCCAAGCGTCTAGTCATACTAATATTATGGCACATAGGAGGCTTGATACCATATAGGTTGGAATTACTGTCCGTTATCAAGCTTATCTGATGGAACGTTTTGTGACTTGCGTACCCCGCATCCGGGACTCttgagagaaagacaagtaAAGTGGCGATACAATGTGAGTTGATAGAGCTGGAAGACTGCGAAGTAGATGATTGTTG includes the following:
- a CDS encoding sterol desaturase family protein (C-4 sterol methyl oxidase), with the translated sequence MPKLETHWATIVTSYSPSTIEFTGTLLIQLLTFWLPSLIYLTLPTLFPTWSNNHKIQPAPKQPTKKEIHHCFKIVLRNQLLTTTLHLLQLNLLNKGTSSYTLTPTFPSLPILARDFLLSLLAREALFYYAHRFLHRPYFYVRIHKQHHKFTAPIALAAQFAHPIEQIFANALPISLPPQLLGSHVLTFWAFLGYELFVTATVHSGFDFFGGKARMHDLHHEKFNLNYGSLGLLDWVHGTDRLEKRRD